The genomic window AAATAACTTTATGTTTGATTTTCCTGACAATAACCCTGAAAAATTATTAAAAATAATTTCGGAAAATTTTTTAAATGAAAGAGAAAGTAATGAAGTATATGAAGATTTGAGAGATGTACTCAGAAAATATCCGGTAGAATTGACACAGGAAACGCTTCTCATCCATACCTATACAAAATCTATCGACGATTATCAAGTATATATTGCAACAAATAAAAATAAGTTTATAGTGGAAAATGTAAAATCAAGTCCGAAGGTTATCATAGTACTTTTATCACCAAAGTCAGACCAAATGAATAGACATTTAAAAGTACTTTCTGAAATTGCAAAGATAGTTACCGATAAAAAAATGCTTTCAGATATACTGAGTTCTCGTAATTATTCAGAATTTTTAGAAAAAATAAATTAAAGATAAAAAAACAGAATATCATATGAAAATTGTTTTAAAACACAAGGTTTTATTATCTTGTGTTTTTTTTTATTTGGTGTATAATTGATAAATCTTGATGAGCAATTAATTTATATTTTTCTTTTAAGAGGAGTGGGTTTTGAATGGAATTTAGGTAAAATTAAAAGGGATTAAGGATCGAGGATTTGAAATGTAATAGATTTAATGGTTAACTGAGTTTAGTTTTCAGAAATGTTATAAGTGTAGTTAGTTACTTTTTAGGAGGACAAAAATGCTAAATTTAATATTTTTATTAGTTGGTTTTATTCCTTTGATATACGGTGCAAATTTTCTTGTTGACGGTTCGTCGTCTTTAGCTAAAAGATTCAATATACCCAATATTGTCATAGGTCTTACAGTTGTGGCATTTGGTACATCGGCCCCGGAACTGGTAGTAAATATATTTAGTTCTGTGCAAAAGACCACTGATATAACAATGGGAAATATTATAGGAAGCAACATATTTAATATCGCAGTAATACTTGGGGTAACCTCGGTTATGAAAAATCTTAATGTGAAGACAAATACAACATGGAAAGAGATTCCTATGGCCTTGTTAGCGGCTAGTTTGGTAATAATAATGATAAACGATGTAACAATAGATAGAAACAAACTTTCAGAACTTTCTAGAATAGACGGGATGGTGCTAATATCATTTTTTATAATCTTCTTATCTTACACACTTTCAATGATTAAATCAGGGAGTTTTGATGAGGAGATAACGATAAAAGAATACACTCTTTCAAAATCTGTACTCCTCACAGCATTAGGATTAATTATGCTAGTTGTAGGAGGGAAAATCATCGTTATGTTTGCAGTGAAATTTGCAAAATCTATGGGTATATCTGAAAGGGTAATAGGCCTGACTATAGTATCAATAGGGACTTCTCTGCCGGAACTTGCGACGTCTGTATCTGCAGCCCTTAAAAATAATGTGGACATCGCGATCGGTAATGTTGTAGGTTCAAATATTTTTAATATACTATTTGTCTTGGGAATATCTTCAATCATCTATCCGATACCTCTTCTTGGGGGAGTTAATTTTGATATAGCCATAAATATATTTTTAAATTTATTACTTTTCTTATTTGTATTTTCGGGGAAGGGCAGAAAAATCGAAAGATGGGAAGGCATTTCTTTTATAGCTATTTATGTATTTTATTTGATATACCTCATGTAGTTTGTTCTTTGTATAAAAAACGGCTGT from uncultured Ilyobacter sp. includes these protein-coding regions:
- a CDS encoding calcium/sodium antiporter codes for the protein MLNLIFLLVGFIPLIYGANFLVDGSSSLAKRFNIPNIVIGLTVVAFGTSAPELVVNIFSSVQKTTDITMGNIIGSNIFNIAVILGVTSVMKNLNVKTNTTWKEIPMALLAASLVIIMINDVTIDRNKLSELSRIDGMVLISFFIIFLSYTLSMIKSGSFDEEITIKEYTLSKSVLLTALGLIMLVVGGKIIVMFAVKFAKSMGISERVIGLTIVSIGTSLPELATSVSAALKNNVDIAIGNVVGSNIFNILFVLGISSIIYPIPLLGGVNFDIAINIFLNLLLFLFVFSGKGRKIERWEGISFIAIYVFYLIYLM